The nucleotide sequence GTAATAGCTTACAAGGTTACTTTTTTTTATTCCTTTATTTTATTATGAAGTTCTTTTACTTTTTCAATAAAGCTAGTGCTTAATCTGTCCCTTGGCCTATCTAGATTATTTACTATTATATCTTTAATACCATTAGATGATTTGCCCATTGCTATTATTCTATCTGATACAAAAACTGCTTCTTCTATATCATGGGTAACAAAAACAATAGTAGCTTCTGTTTCCTTCCATAATTGAATTAAAATATTTTGCAACTCCGTACGAGTTTGAATATCTAAACTACCAAAGGGTTCATCCATTAATAAGATATCTGGTTTCATTACTAAAGCCCTTGCAATAGCTACCCTCTGCTTCATTCCTCCAGATATCTCATGTGTATAATAATCTTCATACCCCTCTAACTTAACCATCTTTAAATACTCTTTAGCCAATTCTATTCTTTTTTTTAATTCTATATCTTTTTTATTAATATTTAATGGAAATAAAACATTCTCCAAAACTGTCTTCCAAGGAAAAAGTTGATTAAAATCTTGAAATACCATCATACATTTAGGACTTGGATCTAATATTTTTTTACCTTCTAAAAGAATACTTCCTTCATCATATTTATCAAATCCTGCAATTAAACTTAACAGTGTTGATTTTCCACAGCCTGAAGGTCCTACTATAGAAATAAATTCTCCTTTTTTTACATTAAAGCTTACTTTATTTAGTACATTTACTTTCTTGTTATCTTTAATAAAAGACTTAGACAAATCCTTTATTTCAAGTAATGCACTCATATAGTCATACCCCATTTTCTAATAGTCATTTTTTCAATTCTATCGAAAAGTAAATCCTCAACAACTATTCCTATAAATATAATAACTATTAATCCTCCAAATAATCCAGGTGAATCCATAAATACTCTCTTTTTAAAAATAAACCATCCAAGGCCACCTGTACCTCCAACTGCACCAAAAACCATTTCTGCACTTATAACTGCTCTCCAAGCTCTTGCCCATCCTATCTTTAAACCTGTTATAAAGTAAGGTAATGAAGCAGGAATTAATATATGTCTAATAACCCCCAAAGTATTTAATCCACAGTTTTTTCCTATTTGTCTATATATTTTAGGAATTGACTTAAAACCCGTAAGTAAATTAAGTATTAATGGCCATAATACTGAATGTACTATTATAAAAATAATAGCCTTTTCACCAATACCTAGCCAAAGAATGACTAATGGAAGTAAAGCTATGCCAGGTAAAGGATGAGCAATAGATATGATAGTTTCAACTAATCCTTCAAAAACCTTTGATTGCATTGAAAGTCCTGATAGTATAATAGCAATTAATAGTCCTATTATTAACCCCTTTAAAATGAGACTTAATGAATATAAAGTTTGAAAAATCATATCTCCCTTTAATACATCATCTGTTAAGGAATACAAAATTGTCTCTATCCTAGGAAAAGAAGTGGGATTGAATACTTTACTCATAGCAAGTCCTTGCCATATCAATGCAAATATTAATATCCAAAAAATCCGTAAAATAAATTTATTATGAATAAATTTATTTTTCATAACTAACATCTTCCCATAATACTTCTTCTAGATTTTCAAAAGACTTAGATATATAGTTATTTCTTTCCATAAAATCTGCAAAATCCTTTAATCCCTTTACTTCTTTACTATATACTGTT is from Caldisalinibacter kiritimatiensis and encodes:
- a CDS encoding ABC transporter ATP-binding protein, with product MSALLEIKDLSKSFIKDNKKVNVLNKVSFNVKKGEFISIVGPSGCGKSTLLSLIAGFDKYDEGSILLEGKKILDPSPKCMMVFQDFNQLFPWKTVLENVLFPLNINKKDIELKKRIELAKEYLKMVKLEGYEDYYTHEISGGMKQRVAIARALVMKPDILLMDEPFGSLDIQTRTELQNILIQLWKETEATIVFVTHDIEEAVFVSDRIIAMGKSSNGIKDIIVNNLDRPRDRLSTSFIEKVKELHNKIKE
- a CDS encoding ABC transporter permease, which encodes MKNKFIHNKFILRIFWILIFALIWQGLAMSKVFNPTSFPRIETILYSLTDDVLKGDMIFQTLYSLSLILKGLIIGLLIAIILSGLSMQSKVFEGLVETIISIAHPLPGIALLPLVILWLGIGEKAIIFIIVHSVLWPLILNLLTGFKSIPKIYRQIGKNCGLNTLGVIRHILIPASLPYFITGLKIGWARAWRAVISAEMVFGAVGGTGGLGWFIFKKRVFMDSPGLFGGLIVIIFIGIVVEDLLFDRIEKMTIRKWGMTI